The Allocoprobacillus halotolerans nucleotide sequence GCTTCGACGTTTCATATAATCAAGAGCTGACTGGAAAAGTTGTTTACCTATCCCTTTTCCCTGACAGGAAGAACTGACGGCGAATAGAGCTAATTCTGCTGGATATGTTTTTTGACAATCATTCAACAACTGCCTGTCTATTCCGTTTACATTTTTAAAGATTTGGGAAACTTTTCTTCCTTCACTGGAAAGATACAGCTTTAGAATAGATTTAATCTGTCTATAACGATTATAGAGGGTACATCTATGGGCTTTGATGTCTTTTACTAAAATTATTCCTACTATTTCATCATTGAGTATGGCTACCTGTGAATAGGTATAATTCGTTAGACAACTGCTCAAAAAGACTTCTGCCAGCTTGGAAGCTGTTTTGGGACTGCTAAATTCATCATAGTGCCATGTTTCTCTGATAATTTCTTTTAAAGGCTGAAAATCCTGTTTCTGATATTCTCTAAATTTTATCTGCATTGCAATATCTCCTTGTACTTGTATTTTACATCTACTATAATAATCTTTACAGTAACTGTAATGTCAATACTGTGAAAGGAGATTTTTAGAAATGACACATACCAATATAAAAATGACAACAGCTCAGTTTGCAAAACTGCATAAAGTCAACAAACGAACACTGCATTATTACGATAATATCGGACTGTTCTCTCCCTCGACAAAAGGTGATAATGGCTATCGTTACTATGATGTATCACAGAGTATAACATTTGAGTATATCCGTATGCTGAAAGAAATGAATATGAGCATAGAGGAAATTACAGATTACTATAAACATCCCACAGCAGATAAATTCTTGAAAATTGCAGATATGAAAGAAACAGAATTGGATTTGGAAATCCAAAAGTTGAAACGCATTAAAAAAATATTAAAGGCAAAAAAAGACCAAATACGCCTTTGTGAAGATTTACAGGAACAGGAAATCAGAATTGAAGAATGTAAGGCGGTGAAACTATCTGTGTTACCCTACGATTTTGTTGATGATGATATATCGCATATTTTCGCTTTTCTTAACGATAATTGGAGCATAGAACAAATACGCATGGGAGTGGGAAGTTTTATTTCACTTGATAAAGTAATCAATAAAGCTTTTGAACGGTATGATGGGATTTATACTTATATGCTAGGAAAAACTACCGTATCTGATACGCTTGTCAGATCAAAAGGAAAATATCTTTGTGGCTATCAGAAAGGCAGTTGGGATAAAGCCCCCGCCATGTATGAGAAAATGATAGCCTATGCACGTCAAAATAACCTTATGCTGACAGGATATGCCTATGAAATAGGACTGAATGAATTTACCATTTCCAGCCCAGAAGAGTATGTTACAAAGTTTATGATTAAGATTGAGGAAAAGTATTGACTTTACACTTACTGTATAGTTTATACTAAAAAATATTATTTTAAGGTGGTGTCAAAAATGAAATGGATATTTCTCTTGCTGATTGTCGTAATTAAAATAATCTTGGATAAAGGATTGGTATTAGGACTTGTTTTATTATCGGTTTGGTTTAAAGGAAAATCAATTAAAAATTCTACCCTTGCATGGAACAAATATTTTCTGTCCATGAAAGAGAGCTTCTTAACTAAATATTTTATCGTACTTTATTTTATTTCCACTGTTTTATCTTCCTGTATTGCTTATGTGCTTTTCAGTGTATTTGAATTTCAAAATCCTCTGCTTAAGACAATTCTGCTTGCTATAGTGTGTATTGTACTTTCTATAAAGAGGTATAAAGTGAAAGGAAAGCAGGCAATAAAGGACGGATTAGATAAGGCTCAAAAATCTGTGGTAGAGGAAGAAATGGAAAAAGTTTAGGAGATTGATAAGATGATTGGACTTAAAAACGAGATATAAAAAAGCAATGAAGTTTGAAATCAAACGAAGTAATCAATGGAATAAAGAAAGAAAATATAGGGAGATACACAGTTATTTGTGCTATCTCCCTTAGCCGTTTTATCATCATATCAAGGCTCATTCAATCGTGGTAAAATGAATGTTTTCCTATACTTCAAAATGCTTGAAAGTATTGTATTTATGCGGATAATCAAAAATCAGATATAAAATTTAAATCAAATTTTTTATAATATTTAGAAAATAAATTCTTTTCATTCAATTCATAGACTTCATTTTTTATACAATAGTAAGATTGTCCATCTTGAAAATAAATATCTAGTAC carries:
- a CDS encoding GNAT family N-acetyltransferase, producing the protein MQIKFREYQKQDFQPLKEIIRETWHYDEFSSPKTASKLAEVFLSSCLTNYTYSQVAILNDEIVGIILVKDIKAHRCTLYNRYRQIKSILKLYLSSEGRKVSQIFKNVNGIDRQLLNDCQKTYPAELALFAVSSSCQGKGIGKQLFQSALDYMKRRSLNEFYLFTDTSCNYGFYEHQGLTRRCEKEHIFNINGQSAKMNFFIYDYQNITY
- a CDS encoding MerR family transcriptional regulator; translation: MTHTNIKMTTAQFAKLHKVNKRTLHYYDNIGLFSPSTKGDNGYRYYDVSQSITFEYIRMLKEMNMSIEEITDYYKHPTADKFLKIADMKETELDLEIQKLKRIKKILKAKKDQIRLCEDLQEQEIRIEECKAVKLSVLPYDFVDDDISHIFAFLNDNWSIEQIRMGVGSFISLDKVINKAFERYDGIYTYMLGKTTVSDTLVRSKGKYLCGYQKGSWDKAPAMYEKMIAYARQNNLMLTGYAYEIGLNEFTISSPEEYVTKFMIKIEEKY